The stretch of DNA GCACGATTGCGGTAGACAGCACCGAAGGGCAGGGCACGACGTTTCGCCTGCGTTTTCCCTCTCTGTCGCAATGACGAAAAGGACCCGCAAGCGGTCGAAGAAGCAGGTACGGGAGCGTTACGCGCGGGAACGAGAGGAATAGGCTCGCTTAAAGACCGATCGCAAACCAAAGTAGGCGAAGGAGTCTTTCAAATTGGAATAGAGCCGCTTGAACGCGCCCATATCGGGATTGGTCACATACTCCAGAGTCAGAACAATCCGCTCTTCTTGATGGCCGAGCGGCGTCACAGCGTGCCAGAGCTTGTCGCCGTTGAAGATCACCAGATCGCCGGGCGCCGTGGCCAATTCCATATGTACCGGCTGTTTCCCCGGCACATCTTTGAAAAGATCGCAGACTAGGCGGCATTGTTTCGACTGATCGAGCAATCCCAACAGAATCGTGTAGCGGGCGCCTTTATAGTAGGACGTATCGTAGTGGTACCCGATGTGGTCGCCTGCTTCGGTGTAATAGTACAAGGCGCAGGAATGCGGATCGTTGTCGGGGCAGAGGAGGAGATTGACCTTGGTCAACCGGTTGAGCATAGCCCGGAAGGCGTCAGAGCGATAGAGGACAATGAACTGCGGGGCCTGCTCCCTCACCGCATAATAGCTGACGCTGCCGCCCTTCTTATGTCCCGGAATGTAGTTGCGGTTCAATCCGGATTTAAGCGCCTGCGCCTGTGACGTCAGCTCGGCCTCGACAAACTCACGCGGCAAAAACTGAGGGATGTACAGAAACTCGTTCTGCTCCCAGTAGTCGTGTTCCAACCGGTCGAGATCCAGCGCCGAAATCGCCCGCTCTACCGCTTCGGTCACGCTGCTTGCACAGGCCTGTGTCATACGCCCCTCGCTGAGTCCGGATTCACGCTTCACCAGTCATCACTGTGTCTTGTTTGTTTCTTGGCCTACTGAAAAACCTTTTGTTCGCAGGATGGTCAAAAAGGCCATCCAGCAAGGCCGCAGCGAGCAGAGAATCGAGGCGTACCGTTGTGGTACGTTGAGGTTCTCTGCGATGCGAGAACGAAGCTGGTGGACTTTTTCACCATCCTGCTAGGGTCGGCTTAGCACCGGCGCCCTCACGATTTCTACATCGGCCGGGGCCTTGAAATCAAATAGCTCGTCTTTCAAGCCGCTGTTCGGCTTCAATTCGGAAAACTCAAACGTCGCCACATTGCCGCTGACCTCGTGGAGCGCGATGGTCTTGAGGAAATACGTCTTGGGCTGCACCTCGATGACAATTTTCTGAATCGCCCGCTCCGGTTCGGCACGTCCTTGCTTCGGCGTCAGTGATACCAGGAGAATGCCTCCCGCTCCCCGCTCCTTGTTCGGCATCGGCTCGATGTCGAATTCCTCATCCAACTTAGCCACCCCCTGCAGCAGTTGCAGCGGCGCCTGCGAAGCCGCCATATAGGTCAGCTTGCCGACCAACACCTGCTTATGCTCCGGCACATACATCTTCACATCGTCTTTATTGACGTAGATTTCTTCCGTGGCCGGTTCGATATAATCCCACCGCAACTTGCCGGGCTTCTTGATATAAAAGTGACCGGTCGAAATCACCGGCGTGGAAAATCCTTCGATACGGGTCTTCTGCGTGAACGAGGCCTGCAGGTCCTTGGTCTTTTCGTATCGCGACTGAATATTCTTCACCACGTCCTGCACTTCATGCAGCGCTTGGAGATCGACCGCCGGCTCATCCGGCTTGACC from Nitrospira sp. encodes:
- a CDS encoding 2OG-Fe(II) oxygenase — translated: MTQACASSVTEAVERAISALDLDRLEHDYWEQNEFLYIPQFLPREFVEAELTSQAQALKSGLNRNYIPGHKKGGSVSYYAVREQAPQFIVLYRSDAFRAMLNRLTKVNLLLCPDNDPHSCALYYYTEAGDHIGYHYDTSYYKGARYTILLGLLDQSKQCRLVCDLFKDVPGKQPVHMELATAPGDLVIFNGDKLWHAVTPLGHQEERIVLTLEYVTNPDMGAFKRLYSNLKDSFAYFGLRSVFKRAYSSRSRA
- a CDS encoding outer membrane lipoprotein carrier protein LolA, which produces MMRELLLVAVLLVIAIPAAAQSVKPDEPAVDLQALHEVQDVVKNIQSRYEKTKDLQASFTQKTRIEGFSTPVISTGHFYIKKPGKLRWDYIEPATEEIYVNKDDVKMYVPEHKQVLVGKLTYMAASQAPLQLLQGVAKLDEEFDIEPMPNKERGAGGILLVSLTPKQGRAEPERAIQKIVIEVQPKTYFLKTIALHEVSGNVATFEFSELKPNSGLKDELFDFKAPADVEIVRAPVLSRP